A DNA window from Sphingomonas changnyeongensis contains the following coding sequences:
- a CDS encoding cryptochrome/photolyase family protein — MTILVPVLGDQLSAGLSALRGVDPADAVILMMEVADETVYVRHHKAKIAFVLSAMRHHADALREAGWRVDYVRLDDPDNSGSLTGEVARAIARHAPARIIVTHAGEWRVQAMIDAWETLFGLSVEIRGDDRFICSPAAFARWADGRKQLRMEYFYRDMRRQTGLLMDGDAPEGGQWNYDHDNRKPASADLFVPVPHAEAPDSVTAEVLALVAARFADHPGRIDRFAFAVTRTGALAAQARFLADALPRFGDYQDAMLAGRPYLWHAVLSPYLNAGLLDPLELCRAVEAEYRAGRVPLNAAEGFIRQVIGWREYVRGIYWWAGPDYAQRNALGATRPLPAFYWTGRTDMRCLAEAVGQTLDLAYAHHIQRLMITGNFALLIGADPVAVHEWYLAVYADAYEWVELPNTLGMSQFADGGLLASKPYAASGAYIDRMSDYCGGCRYKVAAKTGPDACPFNSLYWHFLDRNRPVLGGNPRLAMPYRSWDRMAPDRQRGLIAQAESFLAKLD; from the coding sequence ATGACGATTCTGGTTCCCGTGCTCGGCGACCAGCTGTCGGCCGGGCTGTCGGCGCTGCGCGGCGTCGACCCGGCCGATGCCGTCATCCTGATGATGGAGGTGGCGGACGAGACCGTCTATGTCCGCCACCACAAGGCCAAGATCGCCTTTGTCCTGTCGGCGATGCGGCATCATGCCGATGCGCTGCGCGAGGCCGGCTGGCGTGTCGATTATGTCCGCCTCGACGATCCCGACAACAGCGGCAGCCTGACCGGCGAGGTCGCGCGCGCCATCGCCCGTCATGCGCCCGCGCGAATCATCGTCACCCATGCCGGCGAATGGCGGGTGCAGGCGATGATCGATGCTTGGGAAACGCTGTTCGGCCTGTCGGTCGAGATCCGGGGCGATGACCGCTTCATCTGTTCCCCGGCGGCGTTCGCGCGCTGGGCGGACGGGCGCAAGCAGCTGCGGATGGAATATTTCTACCGCGACATGCGCCGCCAGACCGGGCTGCTGATGGATGGCGACGCCCCCGAGGGCGGCCAGTGGAATTACGATCACGACAACCGCAAGCCCGCCTCGGCCGATCTGTTCGTGCCGGTGCCCCATGCCGAAGCGCCCGATTCGGTGACGGCCGAGGTGCTGGCGCTGGTCGCGGCGCGTTTTGCCGATCATCCGGGCCGGATCGACCGTTTCGCCTTTGCGGTGACGCGCACGGGCGCACTTGCCGCCCAGGCGCGGTTTCTGGCCGATGCACTGCCCCGGTTCGGCGACTATCAGGACGCGATGCTCGCCGGGCGGCCCTATCTGTGGCACGCGGTGCTCAGCCCCTATCTGAATGCCGGGCTGCTCGACCCGCTGGAGCTGTGCCGCGCGGTCGAGGCCGAATATCGCGCCGGGCGCGTGCCCCTGAACGCGGCGGAGGGCTTTATCCGTCAGGTGATCGGCTGGCGCGAATATGTGCGCGGCATCTATTGGTGGGCGGGGCCGGATTATGCGCAGCGCAATGCGCTGGGCGCGACGCGGCCGCTGCCCGCTTTCTACTGGACCGGGCGGACCGACATGCGCTGCCTGGCCGAGGCGGTCGGCCAGACGCTCGACCTTGCCTATGCCCATCACATCCAGCGGCTGATGATCACCGGCAATTTCGCGCTGCTGATCGGTGCCGATCCGGTGGCGGTGCATGAATGGTATCTGGCCGTCTATGCCGATGCCTATGAATGGGTGGAGCTGCCCAACACCTTGGGGATGAGCCAGTTTGCCGATGGCGGGCTGCTCGCCTCCAAACCCTATGCGGCATCGGGTGCCTATATCGACCGCATGTCGGATTATTGCGGCGGCTGCCGATACAAGGTGGCGGCCAAGACCGGGCCGGATGCCTGCCCGTTCAACAGCCTTTACTGGCATTTCCTCGACCGCAACCGGCCGGTGCTGGGCGGCAATCCGCGCCTCGCCATGCCCTATCGCAGCTGGGACCGGATGGCGCCCGACCGGCAACGCGGGCTGATCGCCCAGGCCGAGAGCTTTCTTGCCAAGCTCGACTGA
- the infC gene encoding translation initiation factor IF-3: MMRRPMAPPPINGPRYNEFIQSPKVRVIDENGENLGVMYTREAMEQAQSVGLDLVEVSPNADPPVAKFLDVGKFKYEAQKKANLARKSQKTQEIKEIKMRPNIDDHDYDTKMKKIIEFIGDGDKVKVTLRFRGRELSHGQLGMILLQRVQGDVTEIAKVEAHPRMEGRQMLMVLAPK, encoded by the coding sequence ATGATGCGGCGTCCGATGGCGCCCCCGCCGATCAATGGTCCGCGGTACAATGAGTTCATCCAGTCGCCCAAGGTGCGGGTGATTGATGAGAATGGCGAGAATCTCGGCGTGATGTACACGCGCGAGGCGATGGAGCAGGCGCAGAGCGTCGGGCTCGATCTGGTCGAGGTGTCGCCCAACGCCGACCCGCCCGTCGCCAAGTTTCTCGACGTCGGCAAATTCAAGTATGAGGCGCAGAAAAAGGCCAACCTCGCCCGCAAGTCGCAGAAGACGCAGGAGATCAAGGAGATCAAAATGCGTCCGAACATCGACGATCATGATTATGATACGAAGATGAAGAAGATCATCGAGTTCATCGGTGACGGCGACAAGGTGAAGGTGACGCTGCGCTTTCGCGGCCGCGAACTCAGCCATGGCCAGCTCGGCATGATCCTGCTCCAGCGCGTGCAGGGCGATGTCACCGAAATCGCCAAGGTCGAGGCGCATCCGCGCATGGAAGGCCGGCAGATGCTGATGGTGCTGGCGCCCAAGTGA
- a CDS encoding YjgN family protein, whose protein sequence is MNMAAHDAGFDTPDSAFVFTGRWREFLPIAVTNLLLTIVTLGIYRFWATTRTRRYLWANTQFIDDRLEWAGTGGEMFRGFLVVLLLFVPALLIVQSGIEALAMRGELALAGLIAVIAYAGLIMLVGVARYRALRYRLSRTYWHGIHGGGTSGGWGYGASYLAKSLLGALPLGLAIPWSMTALWNERWNAMGFGPHRFAAEASTTGLMGRWLLVLASPVLVVLFLVPMLGLGAVAGATPSPVTAVFAVLLAYALIALLGAGYYAAFMREVIGNLALGPLRFTFTARTADWIRLFLGHALLVIGTLGLGAGFIAYRNWAFFIRHLEAMGHVDLDALTQSPDATGGDAEGLATAFDIGAI, encoded by the coding sequence ATGAACATGGCAGCGCATGATGCCGGCTTTGACACGCCGGACAGCGCTTTTGTCTTCACCGGCAGATGGCGGGAGTTTCTGCCGATCGCCGTCACCAACCTGCTGCTGACGATCGTCACGCTCGGCATCTACCGGTTCTGGGCGACGACACGCACGCGGCGTTATCTGTGGGCGAACACACAGTTCATCGACGACCGGCTGGAATGGGCCGGCACCGGCGGCGAGATGTTTCGCGGCTTTCTGGTCGTGCTGCTGCTGTTCGTGCCGGCGCTGCTCATCGTGCAGTCCGGGATAGAGGCGCTGGCCATGCGCGGCGAGCTGGCGCTGGCCGGGCTGATCGCCGTCATTGCCTATGCCGGGCTGATCATGCTGGTCGGCGTCGCCCGCTATCGCGCGCTGCGCTACCGGCTGTCGCGCACCTATTGGCACGGCATCCACGGCGGCGGCACCAGCGGCGGCTGGGGCTATGGTGCCAGCTATCTGGCCAAGTCGCTGCTCGGCGCGCTGCCGCTCGGCCTTGCCATTCCCTGGTCGATGACCGCGCTGTGGAACGAACGCTGGAACGCCATGGGGTTCGGTCCGCACCGCTTTGCGGCGGAGGCGAGCACGACGGGGCTGATGGGCCGCTGGCTGCTGGTGCTCGCCAGCCCGGTGTTGGTCGTCCTGTTTCTGGTGCCGATGCTCGGCCTGGGGGCGGTGGCCGGCGCCACGCCGTCGCCGGTCACGGCGGTGTTTGCCGTCCTGCTCGCCTATGCCCTTATCGCCCTGCTCGGCGCGGGCTATTATGCCGCGTTCATGCGCGAGGTGATCGGCAATCTCGCCCTCGGCCCGCTGCGCTTCACCTTCACCGCGCGCACCGCCGACTGGATCAGGCTGTTCCTCGGCCATGCGCTGCTCGTCATCGGCACGCTGGGGCTGGGGGCCGGGTTCATCGCCTATCGCAACTGGGCGTTCTTTATCCGCCATCTGGAGGCGATGGGGCATGTCGATCTGGATGCCCTCACCCAGTCGCCCGACGCGACCGGCGGCGATGCCGAGGGGCTGGCAACGGCGTTCGACATCGGCGCGATCTGA
- a CDS encoding M48 family metallopeptidase, with translation MAALYDGQTGVRRDVEVTAADGMLLLSDASGGCKAIPAGELRLVDRQTGGITLMRPGHDGWRLRVPPPVDPAVDGLFPRRHGYGRWIDRIGPGRALLVFAALSAGVVALGFYAPVLLAPLIPESVERAYGNAMVGDFGGHFCRSAKGEQALARLVARLDPGAGDLRVRVVDLPVANAAALPARQIVIFAPLIRDAAGPDELAGVLAHEIAHVRRRHVTQAMVRQLGLGMFAATLGGSVGGNLDGLAQLSFTRAAEREADDDAMAMLARAQISPLATARFFDRVAGEDATTSLPGMTYLSTHPDPAGRAARFRRAGAGAPASPALSARDWQALRRICDGPPTG, from the coding sequence GTGGCAGCGCTCTATGACGGGCAGACGGGCGTCCGCCGCGACGTCGAGGTGACGGCGGCGGACGGCATGTTGCTGCTGTCCGACGCATCAGGCGGGTGCAAGGCGATCCCGGCCGGCGAGCTGAGGCTGGTCGACCGGCAGACCGGCGGGATCACGCTGATGCGCCCCGGCCATGACGGCTGGCGGCTGCGCGTGCCGCCGCCGGTCGACCCGGCGGTGGATGGGCTGTTCCCCCGCCGCCACGGCTATGGCCGCTGGATCGACCGGATCGGCCCGGGGCGGGCGCTGCTGGTCTTCGCCGCGCTGTCGGCGGGCGTCGTGGCGCTGGGTTTCTACGCCCCGGTGCTGCTCGCACCGCTGATCCCCGAATCGGTCGAGCGGGCCTATGGCAACGCGATGGTCGGCGATTTCGGCGGCCATTTCTGCCGGTCGGCGAAAGGGGAACAGGCGCTCGCCCGGCTGGTCGCGCGGCTCGATCCCGGTGCCGGTGACCTGCGCGTCAGGGTGGTCGACCTGCCGGTCGCCAATGCCGCCGCCCTGCCCGCGCGCCAGATCGTGATCTTCGCGCCGCTGATCCGCGATGCCGCCGGGCCGGACGAGCTGGCCGGCGTGCTTGCCCATGAAATCGCCCATGTCCGCCGCCGCCATGTCACGCAGGCGATGGTCAGGCAGCTGGGGCTGGGCATGTTCGCGGCGACGCTCGGCGGATCGGTGGGCGGCAATCTCGACGGGCTGGCGCAGCTGAGTTTCACCCGCGCCGCCGAGCGGGAGGCGGATGACGATGCCATGGCCATGCTCGCCCGGGCGCAAATCTCGCCGCTGGCGACGGCGCGGTTCTTCGACCGGGTGGCGGGCGAGGACGCGACCACCAGCCTGCCGGGCATGACCTATCTGTCGACCCATCCCGATCCCGCCGGCCGCGCCGCCCGGTTCCGCCGCGCAGGCGCAGGCGCCCCGGCCAGCCCGGCGCTGTCCGCCCGCGACTGGCAGGCGCTGCGCCGGATCTGCGACGGGCCGCCAACCGGTTAA
- a CDS encoding DUF6356 family protein produces the protein MFDRLFRDHPRQVGETYAEHFAAAGGFGVRMVAGGLACMVHALVPALFVTTGSGTVKRLYDQMVAKRDAKRRANIEMLSIEWVI, from the coding sequence ATGTTCGACCGCCTGTTCCGCGACCATCCCCGCCAGGTCGGCGAAACCTATGCCGAGCATTTCGCCGCCGCCGGCGGGTTTGGCGTGCGGATGGTGGCGGGCGGGCTGGCCTGCATGGTCCATGCGCTGGTGCCGGCGCTGTTCGTGACCACGGGCAGCGGCACGGTGAAGCGGCTTTATGACCAGATGGTCGCCAAGCGCGATGCCAAGCGCCGCGCCAATATCGAGATGCTGTCGATCGAATGGGTGATCTGA
- a CDS encoding alpha/beta hydrolase gives MGDLTPPERLERPGRPALAFRHRPGAGPTILFLPGYASDMAGTKAVALDAWAARHGRAMLRFDYAGCGDSAGRFEDETLASWRDDALAMIDRTTGPLILVGSSMGGWIALLAALARPERIAGLVGLAAAPDFTDWGYDAADKARIIAEGRIARPSDYGAPLVTTRGFFEAGQKLRLLDSVIAIDCPVRLVQGQDDPDVPWQIALDLAARLRSSEVRTILVKNGDHRLSRPQDLSLIEATVAELTGD, from the coding sequence ATGGGTGATCTGACCCCGCCCGAGCGGCTGGAACGGCCTGGCCGCCCGGCGCTCGCCTTCCGCCACCGGCCGGGTGCAGGCCCGACCATCCTGTTCCTGCCCGGCTATGCCAGCGACATGGCCGGCACCAAGGCGGTGGCGCTCGACGCCTGGGCCGCGCGCCATGGCCGGGCGATGCTGCGGTTCGACTATGCCGGCTGCGGCGACAGCGCGGGCCGGTTCGAGGACGAGACGCTGGCGAGCTGGCGCGACGACGCGCTGGCGATGATCGACCGCACGACGGGGCCGCTGATCCTGGTCGGATCGTCGATGGGCGGCTGGATCGCGCTGCTGGCGGCGCTCGCCCGGCCCGAACGAATCGCCGGGCTGGTCGGCCTCGCCGCCGCGCCCGATTTCACCGACTGGGGCTATGACGCCGCCGACAAGGCGCGGATCATCGCCGAGGGGCGGATCGCCCGACCCTCCGATTATGGCGCGCCGCTGGTCACCACCCGCGGTTTTTTCGAAGCGGGTCAGAAACTGCGCCTGCTGGACAGCGTTATTGCGATCGATTGCCCGGTGCGGCTGGTCCAGGGCCAGGACGACCCGGATGTACCATGGCAGATCGCACTGGATCTGGCCGCGCGTCTTCGTTCATCTGAGGTTCGGACAATCCTGGTCAAGAATGGCGATCACAGACTGTCGCGGCCGCAGGACCTTTCCCTGATCGAAGCGACGGTTGCAGAACTGACCGGGGACTGA
- a CDS encoding tetratricopeptide repeat protein, producing MLMMLIAAEASCLDEVRADPVRAAQIAGAWHLKGGGVLARQCLAFAYLAQQRWPSAATAFEQAAREAAAGRDEAVAANLWVQAGNARLAGGEYAAARLALDKALSAPDLTGMARGEARLDRARANVGLNALAEARTDLDEALKLAPDDPLAWLLSATLARRMGDLDRARADIAAAGTRAPDDAMVALEAGQIALAAGAPAAARLAFEAAIKAQPGSDAAGMAQAALDRLAPAGQPEAP from the coding sequence ATGCTCATGATGCTGATCGCCGCCGAAGCCTCCTGTCTTGACGAGGTGCGCGCCGATCCGGTGCGTGCAGCGCAGATCGCGGGTGCCTGGCATCTGAAGGGCGGCGGCGTGCTCGCCCGCCAATGCCTTGCCTTTGCCTATCTGGCGCAGCAGCGCTGGCCGTCGGCGGCGACCGCATTCGAACAGGCGGCGCGCGAGGCGGCGGCCGGGCGCGACGAGGCCGTTGCCGCCAATCTCTGGGTGCAGGCGGGCAATGCGCGGCTGGCCGGGGGCGAATATGCCGCCGCGCGGCTGGCGCTCGACAAGGCGCTCAGCGCGCCCGACCTGACCGGGATGGCGCGCGGCGAGGCGCGGCTGGACCGCGCCCGCGCCAATGTCGGGCTGAATGCGCTCGCCGAGGCGCGCACCGATCTGGACGAGGCGCTGAAGCTGGCGCCCGATGATCCGCTCGCCTGGCTGCTGTCGGCGACGCTTGCGCGGCGGATGGGCGATCTCGACCGCGCCCGCGCCGATATCGCCGCTGCCGGCACCCGCGCGCCCGACGATGCGATGGTCGCACTCGAAGCCGGGCAGATCGCGCTTGCCGCCGGTGCGCCGGCTGCCGCGCGGCTGGCGTTCGAGGCGGCGATCAAGGCGCAGCCCGGCAGCGATGCTGCCGGAATGGCGCAAGCTGCCCTTGACCGATTGGCCCCTGCGGGCCAGCCAGAGGCACCATGA
- a CDS encoding VOC family protein: protein MKYLHTMIRVSDPDATVRFFQLLGLEEVRRFDSEQGRFTLIFLAAPGQAGVAEVELTYNWPAEDGSAETYTGGRNFGHLAYRVDNIYDTCQRLMDAGVTINRPPRDGHMAFVKTPDGISVELLQDGYLPPAEPWASMPNTGSW, encoded by the coding sequence ATGAAATATCTTCACACGATGATCCGCGTGTCCGATCCGGACGCGACCGTCCGCTTCTTCCAGCTGCTCGGGCTTGAGGAGGTGCGCCGGTTCGACAGCGAACAGGGGCGTTTCACCCTGATCTTCCTTGCAGCGCCCGGCCAGGCCGGGGTCGCCGAGGTCGAGCTGACCTATAACTGGCCGGCAGAGGACGGCAGCGCCGAAACCTATACGGGCGGGCGCAATTTCGGCCATCTCGCCTACCGCGTCGACAATATCTACGACACCTGCCAGCGGCTGATGGACGCCGGGGTGACGATCAACCGCCCGCCGCGCGACGGGCATATGGCGTTCGTGAAGACGCCGGACGGCATTTCGGTCGAACTGCTGCAGGACGGCTATCTTCCCCCGGCAGAACCCTGGGCATCGATGCCCAATACCGGCAGCTGGTGA
- the gloB gene encoding hydroxyacylglutathione hydrolase codes for MRLEIIAVPVLADNYVWLAHDPASGDTAVIDPAVAEPVLAAAAARGWTIGQIWNTHWHPDHVGGNAAIKAATGCTITGPAGEADRIPGIDRAVAGGETVSLGAFTGEVIDVPAHTAGHIAYHLPMAGAVFVGDTLFAMGCGRLFEGDAAQMFANMQRLSALPGETEVYCAHEYTLGNARFAVTAEPDNAAIAARLDEVIAARAAGRATVPTTIARERATNPFMRARDADELAARRAAKDSFAG; via the coding sequence ATGCGGCTCGAGATCATCGCCGTGCCGGTGCTGGCGGACAATTATGTCTGGCTGGCGCATGATCCGGCCTCGGGCGACACGGCGGTGATCGATCCGGCGGTGGCCGAGCCGGTGCTGGCCGCCGCCGCCGCGCGCGGCTGGACGATCGGCCAGATCTGGAACACCCACTGGCACCCCGATCATGTCGGCGGCAATGCCGCGATCAAGGCGGCGACCGGCTGCACGATCACCGGCCCGGCCGGCGAGGCTGACCGTATCCCCGGCATCGACCGGGCGGTCGCGGGCGGCGAGACGGTCAGCCTGGGCGCATTCACGGGCGAGGTGATCGACGTGCCGGCCCATACGGCGGGCCATATCGCCTATCACCTGCCCATGGCCGGGGCGGTGTTTGTCGGCGACACGCTGTTCGCCATGGGCTGCGGGCGGCTGTTCGAGGGCGATGCCGCGCAGATGTTTGCAAACATGCAGCGCCTGTCCGCCCTGCCCGGCGAGACCGAGGTTTACTGCGCGCATGAATATACGCTCGGCAATGCGCGGTTCGCCGTGACCGCCGAGCCGGACAATGCCGCCATCGCCGCGCGGCTCGACGAGGTGATCGCCGCGCGTGCAGCGGGGCGCGCGACCGTGCCGACGACGATCGCGCGCGAGCGGGCGACCAACCCGTTCATGCGCGCCCGCGACGCCGACGAGCTGGCGGCGCGGCGTGCCGCCAAGGACAGTTTTGCCGGTTGA
- a CDS encoding AMP-dependent synthetase/ligase — protein MRQFEQFPNLVTMFFTRAEERGDAPFLWARRGGTWQSISWADAARRVTALAQALERMGLKPGDRVMLVSENRPEWCIADLAIMAAGCVTVPTYTTNTERDHQHILDNSGAAAVIVSSDKLARSLLPAVLRSDTARHVISIEPLRPAQAGAQEFHLWDALIAAETPDVAGRAARVAATMARGDTACIIYTSGTGGAPRGVCQHHGAILLNVEGCIDIISEDFGWGDEVFLSFLPLSHAYEHSGGQFLPIGLGGQIYYAESLEKLAANIEEVRPTIMVVVPRLFEVLRQRIVKNIDKQGGLAPQLLRRALALGAKDLAGGIPIWDRPMDLLLGRLFRPKVQAKFGGRIKALVSGGAPLNPEIGVFFHALGITLLQGYGQTESGPVISCNRPKAGLAMHTVGPPLTKVEVRIAEDGEILCRGELVMHGYWRNEAETARVLKDGWLHTGDIGHFDSAGRIVITDRKKDLIVNDKGDNVSPQKVEGMLTLQPEILQAMVYGDRRPYLVGVIVPDPEWTAEWAVANDYKCDFSALSDNPAYRQALMAAVDRVNRDLSVIEKVRRIIVADAPFSIENEQLTPSMKIRRHVLKQAYGERLDALYRG, from the coding sequence ATGCGGCAGTTCGAGCAATTCCCCAATCTGGTGACGATGTTCTTCACCCGCGCTGAAGAACGCGGCGATGCGCCCTTCCTGTGGGCGCGGCGCGGGGGGACGTGGCAGTCGATCAGCTGGGCCGATGCAGCGCGGCGCGTGACTGCGCTCGCCCAGGCGCTCGAGCGGATGGGGCTGAAACCCGGCGACCGGGTGATGCTGGTGTCGGAAAACCGGCCCGAATGGTGCATCGCCGATCTGGCGATCATGGCGGCGGGCTGCGTCACCGTGCCGACCTACACGACCAATACCGAGCGCGATCACCAGCACATCCTCGACAATAGCGGGGCTGCCGCCGTGATCGTGTCGAGCGACAAGCTGGCGCGGAGCCTGCTGCCCGCCGTGCTGCGGTCCGACACGGCCCGGCACGTCATCTCGATCGAGCCGCTGCGCCCCGCCCAGGCCGGCGCGCAGGAGTTTCATCTGTGGGACGCGCTGATCGCCGCCGAGACGCCCGACGTCGCCGGCCGCGCGGCGCGGGTGGCGGCGACGATGGCGCGCGGCGACACCGCCTGCATCATCTATACCAGCGGCACCGGCGGCGCGCCGCGCGGCGTGTGCCAGCATCATGGTGCGATCCTGCTCAATGTCGAGGGCTGCATCGACATCATCAGCGAGGATTTCGGCTGGGGGGACGAGGTGTTCCTGTCCTTCCTGCCTTTGTCCCACGCCTATGAGCATAGCGGCGGCCAGTTCCTTCCCATCGGGCTGGGCGGGCAGATCTATTATGCCGAGAGCCTCGAAAAGCTTGCCGCTAATATCGAGGAGGTGCGCCCGACCATCATGGTCGTGGTGCCGCGGCTGTTCGAGGTGCTGCGTCAGCGCATCGTCAAGAACATCGACAAGCAGGGCGGACTGGCGCCGCAGCTGCTGCGCCGCGCGCTGGCGCTGGGGGCCAAGGATCTGGCCGGCGGCATTCCGATCTGGGACCGGCCGATGGACCTGCTGCTCGGGCGGCTGTTCCGGCCCAAGGTGCAGGCGAAGTTCGGCGGCCGCATCAAGGCGCTCGTCTCCGGCGGCGCGCCGCTCAACCCCGAAATCGGCGTGTTCTTCCACGCGCTCGGCATCACCCTGCTCCAGGGCTATGGCCAGACCGAGAGCGGCCCGGTGATCAGCTGCAACCGGCCCAAGGCGGGGCTGGCTATGCACACGGTCGGCCCGCCGCTCACCAAGGTCGAGGTGCGGATCGCCGAGGATGGCGAGATCCTGTGCCGGGGCGAACTCGTCATGCACGGCTATTGGCGCAACGAGGCCGAGACGGCGCGGGTGCTGAAGGATGGCTGGCTGCACACCGGCGATATCGGCCATTTCGATTCAGCCGGGCGGATCGTCATCACCGACCGGAAAAAGGACCTGATCGTCAACGACAAGGGCGACAATGTCTCGCCCCAGAAGGTCGAGGGTATGCTGACCCTGCAGCCCGAAATCCTGCAGGCGATGGTCTATGGCGACCGGCGGCCCTATCTGGTCGGGGTGATCGTTCCCGATCCCGAATGGACGGCGGAATGGGCGGTCGCCAACGACTATAAATGCGATTTTTCCGCGCTGTCGGACAATCCGGCCTATCGCCAGGCGCTGATGGCGGCGGTGGACCGGGTCAATCGCGACCTGTCGGTGATCGAGAAGGTGCGCCGGATCATCGTCGCCGACGCGCCGTTTTCGATCGAGAATGAGCAGCTGACCCCGTCGATGAAGATCCGCCGCCATGTGCTGAAACAGGCCTATGGCGAAAGGCTCGACGCGCTCTACCGGGGCTGA
- a CDS encoding quinone-dependent dihydroorotate dehydrogenase → MLYPLLRPAIHALDAETAHRLTIAALRLAPLGGRPESDPVLACRVAGLDFPNPVGLAAGFDKDAEVPARLFALGFGFVEVGTLTPRPQAGNPRPRLFRLAEDRAVINRMGFNNQGQEAALARLSAFRRRAGPVGVNIGANKDAADRIADYAAGARAMAPVADYLTVNISSPNTPGLRALQAADALADLLAGVRVALADRPVPVFLKVAPDLAADEIDAIARVAIEGGVGALIVSNTTVQRPPLAAADAGEQGGLSGAPLAPIALAALTAFRAATGGRLPLVAAGGIDSADEAYRRIRAGASLVQLYSALVYEGPGLARRIARGLAERLKRDGFVRVADAVGVDAPLAAA, encoded by the coding sequence ATGCTTTATCCGCTGCTTCGCCCCGCCATCCATGCGCTCGATGCCGAAACCGCGCACCGGCTGACGATTGCGGCGCTCCGCCTTGCGCCGCTTGGCGGCAGGCCGGAGAGCGATCCGGTGCTGGCCTGCCGCGTTGCGGGGCTGGATTTTCCCAATCCGGTCGGGCTGGCGGCGGGGTTCGACAAGGATGCCGAGGTGCCGGCCCGGCTGTTCGCCCTCGGCTTCGGCTTTGTCGAGGTGGGGACGCTCACCCCCCGGCCGCAGGCGGGCAATCCGCGCCCGCGCCTGTTCCGCCTGGCCGAGGACCGGGCGGTCATCAACCGCATGGGCTTCAACAATCAGGGGCAGGAAGCGGCGCTGGCGCGGCTGAGCGCATTCCGGCGGCGCGCGGGGCCGGTCGGCGTCAATATCGGCGCGAACAAGGATGCGGCGGACCGGATCGCCGATTATGCGGCCGGCGCGCGCGCCATGGCCCCGGTCGCCGATTATCTGACCGTCAACATCAGCTCGCCCAACACGCCGGGGCTGCGCGCCTTGCAGGCGGCGGACGCGCTTGCCGATCTGCTCGCCGGGGTGCGGGTCGCGCTGGCCGACCGGCCGGTGCCGGTGTTCCTGAAAGTGGCCCCCGATCTTGCCGCTGATGAGATCGACGCGATTGCGCGGGTGGCGATCGAGGGTGGGGTGGGCGCGCTCATTGTGTCCAACACCACCGTGCAGCGGCCGCCGCTGGCCGCCGCTGATGCGGGCGAACAGGGCGGGCTTTCGGGCGCACCGCTGGCCCCCATCGCGCTTGCCGCGCTCACCGCGTTCCGCGCCGCGACCGGGGGCAGGCTGCCGCTGGTCGCAGCCGGCGGGATCGACAGCGCGGACGAGGCCTATCGCCGCATCCGCGCCGGGGCGAGCCTGGTCCAGCTTTATTCGGCGCTGGTCTATGAAGGGCCGGGGCTGGCGCGGCGCATCGCGCGCGGCCTGGCCGAGCGGCTGAAGCGCGACGGCTTTGTGCGTGTCGCCGACGCGGTCGGCGTCGATGCGCCGCTCGCAGCCGCTTGA